CCCTGAAGCGCTTCCATGCCCGCGGCCGCGGCAAGTCGACCCGGATCCTCAAGCCCTTCAGCCGCGTGCGCATTGTCGTGCGTGAAGCTGGCGAAGAAGCGGAGGCGTAAGCACATGGGTCACAAGAGCAATCCGATCGGTCTGCGTCTTCAGATCAACCGCACCTGGGACAGCCGTTGGTACGCCGAAGGCGCCGACTATGGCCGTCTGCTGCTGGAAGATCTCAAGATCCGTCAGTATATCGTCAAGAACCTGCCGCAGGCCGCGATCTCCAAGGTCGTGATCGAGCGTCCGGCCAAGCTGTGCCGCGTGTCGATCTATGCCGCCCGTCCGGGCGTCATCATCGGCAAGAAGGGCGCTGACATCGAAAAGCTTCGCAAGAAGCTGGCGCAGTTCACCTCGTCCGACGTGTCGCTGAACATCGTCGAAATCCGCAAGCCGGAAATCGACAGCCGTCTCGTCGCGCAGGGCATTGCCGACCAGCTGGAACGCCGCGTTGCGTTCCGCCGGGCGATGAAGCGTGCGGTGCAGTCGGCGCTGCGTCTGGGTGCCGAAGGCATCAAGATCACCTGCGGCGGCCGTCTGGGCGGTGCAGAGATCGCGCGTGTCGAATG
The sequence above is drawn from the Sphingobium sp. AP49 genome and encodes:
- the rpsC gene encoding 30S ribosomal protein S3, with the protein product MGHKSNPIGLRLQINRTWDSRWYAEGADYGRLLLEDLKIRQYIVKNLPQAAISKVVIERPAKLCRVSIYAARPGVIIGKKGADIEKLRKKLAQFTSSDVSLNIVEIRKPEIDSRLVAQGIADQLERRVAFRRAMKRAVQSALRLGAEGIKITCGGRLGGAEIARVEWYREGRVPLHTLRANVDYAEAEAHTAYGVCGIKVWIFKGEILGHDPMATDRLMLEAQTSGVRPAR